CACCAAAAGGTAGGCTTCCTTCAGAATCCCCAGTACCACTCGAGCTTCCTTGAAACTCACTTCCACCTGCAGCAAATCCAAAACCCACCTTCGATACTGGTATAATCACACTACCATCTGGGGTCTCCACAGGATCTCCTATAATCGTATTCACATCAATCATTTCTTTTAAATTTTCCATGGCCGTTGTCATAAGTCCTTGAATAGGGTGTTCACTTGCCATATTTTATACCTCCTTATTATGTAGTTGAATAGTTTTCATTAATCCACGAGAATTTTTTAGTAGGGTTAGCAATACAAGGATAGCTTGCCCGATCCGAAAGGAAAGAATACATGTTATATTGGTATAGGCAAATTGGTGTTGAAAATGCGGAGC
This DNA window, taken from Bacillaceae bacterium S4-13-56, encodes the following:
- the ytfJ gene encoding GerW family sporulation protein, with amino-acid sequence MASEHPIQGLMTTAMENLKEMIDVNTIIGDPVETPDGSVIIPVSKVGFGFAAGGSEFQGSSSGTGDSEGSLPFGGGSGGGVSITPIAFLVVGKDGVKMVHLDENTHLYEKILDLAPQAIDKIQNSLNKGGKDKDQSKSSEKKSDFDL